A window of Mercenaria mercenaria strain notata chromosome 16, MADL_Memer_1, whole genome shotgun sequence contains these coding sequences:
- the LOC123540610 gene encoding acetylcholine receptor subunit beta-type unc-29-like: MHRHRENINKVLYLALIVVLITPVTCHTMTDAKKLLADKQLGYEKTFRPIVNQSAPVVLNVALELVSIEEFNEVQETLTITAVVVLNWRDEYMKWNPSDYGNLEQLVFESDKVWVPNLVLINNVEKLEKVGDAWQLIRFTSDGIAFYYPGNVFSASCRVDVTYYPWDKHRCIFTFTAWGQDTSEIVFQPSTEKVQTTYFSENGAWTFYDSSVETYYGNGSMEFSLYLKRKPRFVLVNVIVPIIFMAFLNIMIFAIPVESGERISYSITVLLAIAVFLTLVGDNLPKTSSPMSFFSYYLLIVLVISICIVLATIFNVRLYYRDDEDPIPGCLSSFVRCMRCKFKNKRHNRKRNFKKNAYESNRFTTRNRETQRNESKYKRNNGVNNDSYDTSIVSRKSMYHGMSNNHNKFLSDLNSNSNTEESETNSIRFRQKDMLMDSSISWKDVSATFDRVFFVLSFIIVSTATVVFFMYIFVSKES, encoded by the coding sequence ATGCATCGGCATCGTGAGAACATAAACAAAGTGTTGTATTTGGCGTTAATTGTTGTTCTGATTACTCCTGTGACATGTCACACAATGACAGACGCAAAGAAATTGTTAGCAGATAAACAACTAGGTTACGAgaaaacattccgaccaattgtTAACCAATCTGCGCCTGTTGTTCTTAACGTTGCTTTGGAACTAGTGTCTATAGAAGAATTTAACGAAGTACAAGAGACGCTCACCATAACAGCAGTGGTAGTGCTGAACTGGAGAGATGAATATATGAAATGGAATCCATCAGACTATGGAAATTTGGAACAGCTGGTCTTCGAGAGTGACAAAGTTTGGGTACCGAATTTAGTTCTAATAAACAATGTTGAAAAACTTGAAAAGGTAGGTGATGCGTGGCAGTTAATTCGGTTTACTTCGGACGGTATCGCCTTTTATTATCCTGGTAATGTTTTTTCCGCATCTTGCAGGGTAGATGTCACATATTATCCATGGGATAAGCATAGATGTATATTCACATTTACTGCCTGGGGCCAAGATACATCCGAAATAGTATTCCAGCCTAGCACAGAAAAGGTGCAGACAACATACTTTTCGGAAAATGGAGCGTGGACATTTTATGATTCAAGTGTTGAAACATATTATGGAAATGGTTCCATGGAATTCTCGTTGTACCTCAAAAGGAAACCTCGATTTGTCTTAGTGAATGTGATAGTTCCTATCATTTTTATGgcatttttaaatataatgatCTTCGCTATTCCGGTAGAAAGTGGTGAACGAATTTCATACAGTATAACTGTGCTCCTTGCAATTGCTGTCTTTCTGACACTTGTTGGAGATAATTTACCGAAAACGTCGAGTCCAATGTCGTTTTTCAGCTACTATTTATTGATAGTTTTGGTCATAAGCATATGCATTGTGCTTGCAACGATATTTAATGTGCGCCTCTACTACAGAGATGATGAAGATCCTATTCCTGGATGCTTATCAAGTTTTGTAAGATGTATGagatgtaaatttaaaaataagagGCATAACCGAAAACGGAACTTTAAGAAAAACGCTTACGAAAGCAATAGGTTTACCACCAGAAACAGAGAAACGCAACGGAACGAAAGTAAGTATAAAAGAAACAATGGCGTAAATAATGACAGTTATGATACATCAATCGTCTCAAGGAAGAGCATGTATCATGGAATGAGTAACAACCACAACAAGTTTCTGTCTGATCTAAACTCGAATAGCAACACGGAAGAGAGTGAGACAAATTCAATAAGATTTAGACAAAAAGACATGCTAATGGATTCAAGTATTTCATGGAAAGATGTTAGTGCGACTTTTGACAGAGTCTTCTTTGTTCTGTCGTTCATTATTGTATCGACAGCAACTGTCgtatttttcatgtatatatttgtcaGCAAAGAAAGTTAA
- the LOC123541043 gene encoding acetylcholine receptor subunit beta-type unc-29-like, whose product MLCKSTMNVTCFLLLVILFSTVTGHTMMDAKKLLADKQQNYEKTFRPLVNQSAPMVLYTGLELLSIQAFDEVQEKLTIAAVVTLYWVDEYMKWNQSDYGNLEELVIESDKVWTPNLVLVNNVEKLEKIGDAWQVIRFTSDGIAYYYPGNVFHASCRVDVTYYPWDRHRCEFSFNVWAHSKSEIVFKSVYDKVQTTYFSENGAWAFYNSSVENYNNGSFIDVSLYLERKPRFVLVNVILPIIFLAFLNVIIFAIPIESGERISYSITMLLAIAVFLTLVGDNLPKTSSPMSFFSYYLLVILVISICITLGTIFNVRLYYSDDDDPVHRGLTRFVRCVNCKSRKKGSKRKPVYSGINHESNWYMYGNSGKQQNIASDKYMRKNVAADKYMRNYWADGDSLEASVISKKTTHHQTVNHGKFLSDLNINGGKVESERNSGRLRPETFTTDTDVSWKDVSVAFDKIFFALSFLILSIATFVFFMCIFANERR is encoded by the coding sequence ATGCTTTGCAAGAGCACAATGAATGTTACGTGTTTTTTGCTTTTAGTAATTCTGTTCTCAACAGTGACAGGCCACACTATGATGGATGCCAAAAAACTACTAGCTGATAAAcagcaaaattatgaaaaaacatTTAGACCTCTTGTTAACCAATCTGCCCCAATGGTTCTTTACACTGGATTGGAATTACTGTCTATTCAGGCTTTTGATGAAGTACAAGAGAAGCTTACCATAGCAGCAGTAGTTACGTTATATTGGGTGGATGAATACATGAAATGGAACCAATCAGACTATGGAAATTTAGAAGAATTGGTTATTGAGAGTGACAAAGTTTGGACTCCGAATCTAGTTCTAGTAAACAATGTTGAAAAACTTGAAAAGATAGGTGATGCTTGGCAGGTAATTCGGTTTACTTCGGACGGTATTGCCTATTATTATCCTGGTAATGTTTTCCATGCATCTTGCAGAGTAGATGTGACATACTACCCTTGGGATAGACATAGATGTGAATTCAGTTTCAATGTTTGGGCTCATAGCAAATCTGAAATAGTATTCAAATCTGTTTACGATAAAGTACAGACAACATACTTTTCGGAAAATGGAGCATGGGCATTTTATAACTCAAGTGTCGAAAATTACAATAATGGCAGTTTTATTGATGTTTCTTTGTACCTTGAAAGAAAACCTCGATTTGTACTGGTGAATGTGATACTTCCTATTATTTTCTTggcatttttaaatgtaataatcTTCGCTATTCCAATAGAAAGCGGAGAACGTATTTCCTATAGTATAACTATGCTCCTTGCAATAGCTGTTTTTCTGACACTTGTTGGAGATAACTTACCGAAAACGTCGAGTCCAATGTCATTTTTCAGCTACTATTTATTAGTTATTCTTGTCATTAGCATATGTATAACTCTTGGAACGATATTTAATGTGCGCCTTTACTACAGTGATGACGATGACCCTGTACATAGAGGCTTAACGCGTTTTGTTAGATGTGTAAATTGTAAATCCAGAAAAAAAGGATCCAAGAGGAAACCGGTCTATTCGGGCATCAACCACGAAAGCAATTGGTATATGTACGGAAACAGTGGGAAGCAACAGAACATTGCTTCAGACAAATATATGAGAAAGAATGTGGCTGCAGATAAATATATGAGAAACTACTGGGCGGACGGTGATAGTTTAGAGGCCTCCGTTATATCAAAGAAAACCACACATCATCAAACAGTGAACCACGGGAAGTTCCTGTCTGACCTTAACATAAATGGCGGCAAAGTGGAAAGCGAGAGAAATTCAGGACGATTAAGACCAGAAACCTTTACAACGGATACAGATGTTTCATGGAAAGATGTCAGTGTGGCATTTGACAAAATCTTCTTTGCTCTGTCGTTTCTAATTTTATCGATagcaacttttgtattttttatgtgCATATTTGCCAACGAAAGACGCTGA